The region TTTCACCACCTGTAACAAGAGCGAGGCGTTCCACGCCTGCAAAATCTGCATGCTCAATAGCCATAACACCAGCAGCACCAAAGAGTTGTTCAGGGTAATTATAAATTAGTTGCCTGTTAATAAAGCAATTTATCCCATGCTTAAGAATACGTTCaactttctccttcattttttccttttctgcatgTTCTATTTCAGCAACCTTTGCTGTAGAATCAACTCTCACCCGGGAACCAAATATCTTAATTTTGTCTGTATCCATACCAGTATTTGCAATAAGGATTTTAGCATTTTCAATTCGTTTCGGTTGATTTACACCAATTTTTTTATCCAACAGAAAGCCTTCATCTAAATAGGAATCTGCCAGACTTCCTCCTAGCTTTTTGATGACATGAATTGCCTCCAGGTTACCAGAGCCTTTTAGTCTGAGAACAGCTTCCACAGCTAACTTAGTAAAGTGGTCTTTATGATGAGTAAGAAGTTTTGAGGATAGTGTTGTTCCTGCAATGTTCATTAAATCTTGACGGAACTTAACTTCATCGGAACCATGGTCCACTGCAGAATTCAATAGAGCCTGTCTTGCTGCCTTTGTGGCTTCTCTCCAACCCTCAATAATGGTCTGTGGATGTATCTTTTTTGCAATTAAGGATTCTGCTTCCCTTAGCAATTCTGCTGCGAGAACAGTAACAGACGTAGTGCCATCACCAACTTCATCATCTTGAACCCTTGACATATCAACTAAAACTTTAGCAGCTGGGTTGTCCACaccaatgttttttaaaatagttgcaCCATCATTGGTTACCATAAGAGATGCATCTCGTCCACTGCTTAACAGAATTTTGTCCATGCCCTTGGGTCCCAACGTGCTCTTTACCAAGTCTCCAATAGCAATGGCACCAATAAAAGAAGACAGGCGAGCTGTCTCTGCTTTCTCTTCATCAGCTCCAGCCTTGAAGATATTAACAGGTGCAAGGGAAAGGGACGCCATGGTTCCGAGGAGTTCGCACACACGCTATCCCCTCACAGCTCGCGCCCGTGACCGGAGGGGACAAAGTCTGTTTTAAAATGGTATGTAGTGATTTAATATTGTTATGTATCTCTTTgcaatttgctttttttcacttatcATCTTCAGAATTCATACTTCACTTTACCTAAGAAATGGTATTCTTGAATAAAGTTGTATATACAGTACACATTAGAAAAAGAAGttgtatatacaatatacaatggaatattattcagccataaaaaggaatgaaatagagtcagttgtagtgaggtggatgaacctagagtctgtcacacagaacaaagtcagaaagagaaaaacaaataccatatattatgtatatggtagaaaaatggtactgatgaacatatttgcagggcaggaatagagatgcagacatgtcATGAAGAAATAAGTCAGGATGGAGGAGAAAAGAATAAGTTTAAGTGTGCTAGTCTATATGAAGCTCTCAGATGACATTTCAGCTTGAAAGAAGTCAAGACAAGTcaattcagtcacgtctgactctttgcaaccccatgaactgcagcatgccaggcctccctgtccatcaccaactcctggggtccactcaaatccatgtccattgagtcggtgatgctatccaaccttctcatcctctgtcatccccttctcctcctgccctcaatttttcccggcatcagggtcttttcaagtgagttagctctttgcatcaggtggccaaaggattggagtttcagcttcaacatcagtccttccagtgaacacccaggactgatctcctttaggacggactggttggatctccttgcagtccaagggactctcaagagtcttctccaacaccacagttcaaaagcatcaattcttcggtgctcagctttctttatagtccaactctcacatccatacatgaccactggaaaaaccatagccttgactagatgggcctttgttgataaaataatgtctctgctttttaatatactgtctgctgctgctgctgctgctaagtcatttcagtcatgtccgattctgtgttgccccatagacggcagcccaccagactcccccgtccctgggattctccaggcaagaacactggagtgggttgccatttcctctccaatgcgtgaaggtgaaaagtgaaagtgaagccactcagtcgtgtccgactcccagcgaccccatggactgcagcccaccagactcccccgtccatgggattttccaggcaagagtactggagtggggtgccattgccttctgcgaatatgctgtctaggttggtcataattttccttccaaggagtaagtgtcttttaattttatggctgcaatcaccatctgcagtgattttggagcccagaaaaataaagtcagccactgtttccactgtttccccatctatttgccatgaagtgatgggaccggatgccatgatcttcgttttctgaatgttgagctttaagccaactttttcactctcctctttcactttcatcagaggctctttagttcttcttcactttctgccataagggtggtgtcatctgtatatctgaggttattgatatttctctcggcaatcttgattccagcttttgtttcctccagcccagcgtttctcatgatgtactctgcatagaagttaaataagcagggtgacaaaggGTGCAACAAATGCAAAAAATCCCTGAGGCAGGACTGTATTTGGCTGTTACTCCATCactttgagtttttttgtttaaAGATACTGTATAATGATTATTCTCATTTGCTAAGTAACAAATGTAAGCACACCACACGCCTTGTCTGATCAAATACATAATTTTGACATGTTAACAGTTTCTTATTATGACCATTTTTCATAAACAAACTGGGTTGAGCTAGAAAATATCCACAGCCAAAAGCCActgattttacttaaaaaaattaaatcacaggTAATAGATGCCCGTAACGGAGACATAAATATATTGAACACATAGCACTGTTGCTTACTTTAtgaaacacaaataaatacaattcaACTCTCTTTTTCAATACTAAAAGTGCGAGAACTCTCAAGGAACCCTAAGGGAGACGTCTAGttgttgggggagggagaggtggtGAAATCTGCTGAAACAGAAAGGACAAGAAGGAGCCCAACTTCTGCCCCATAACTCTCAGAAAGGATGTCAAGAGAGTGGTAGAAAATTAGGAACCTGGGAGCTTGACTCTGTGGGGGAGGAAACCTGCGATCTAATTCCGGGCCTTTAGCTGCTGAATTGCCTCAGTTTTCAAGTTTATGATGCGAGGGATTCTGGGTTGGTCCCCACCACGCCCCTGTCGTCCCCAGATTCAGAGGTctggcttctctgagcctctgtgtcTGGGAGTGATAGAGCAGAGCAGCCAAAAACCAAAACTACCAAATCTCGCCTGCCGAGCGCTCCAGGCTCAGAGAGAACCTTGCCCGGGAAACCGGACCGGAGCGCGTCCCGCCCCTCGCCACGCCCCCTCACGGCCTCCAGGCCTCCCCCGGGTCCTACACGGAAACGAACGGAGGCCTAGAGAGCCGACCGGCCGCGGCTTCCGGGAGGAGTTTTGGACCCCGTGAGGCTCCGTCGGGCGCCGCGCCTCCTCACCAGAGGTAGTTGTGGAGACGCCAGGAGCCCGCCTCGTTGCAGTTGAAGAGTGCCGCGCGTCCTCAGAATGGGCGAGCATGGCTTGGAACTGGCGTCTATGATCCCAGCCCTCCGGGAGCTGGGCAGGTAGGGCCAGGCTGGCGTCTAACGTGCTCTTCCTCACCGGTCGCGCGCGTCCCCTCAACCCCGACCGCGGCCCTTGTGGAGATGCTCCACGGCTGACTGGAGCGCTTCTCCCTCAGAGAGGCCGTTGAAAGGTCGCGGGGCGCGGGGAGTCGCCGCAGACCTGCGGGATACGGGTTGGAGGGGACAGGTCGTCTGTTGATCCCACTTTACCTCAGCCGCGGGCGGGagttcttcccccaccccccatcccgaGCCCCCAGGGGATTGCCTCAGCGGCGGGAGGGAAGTTGCCTTCTGATCACTTTCTCGTCACTTTCCTTCACTCATTTGCTTCTCAAAAGCCTCGTCCCTTAGATAGGGTGCTTGCCCCCTGCACTTTCCACAGCTCCTATGCTTTATGATCACTGGTGGTATTTAGTATTTGGTATTGGTATTTAGCTTTTTGACCCAAAACTACCCTCGGAAGAAAAATGACTCATTCTGATTTTGTGCAAGGAAGCCcagttgttttaaaaagtttctaaATGAAACTATAGGCCATTCTGGAGACGGGACCTTTTCGTACTGATCATCCACTCTTCAAAACGTTATTTTACTCAGAAATCCCAGGGATCTCCCACAACGTCCACAAAACATAAATGTTCACAGAATGTTGCTAAAATTTGAAGATAGCTTAATGTTCCAGTTGCAAGTTGTTATTTCCCGTAAACGTCGtatctgtctgactctttgtgaccccatggactgcagcctgccaggctcctctgtcgatggcaTTTTTGTccgcagccaaccaggctcctttatccaagggattttccagacaagaatactggagtgtgtctTCCCGACCCCAGCAATGGAacgaacccacgtttcctgcattggcaggtggattctttaccacccaagTAAAAGTAAAATTCTGTAAAAGAGCTGCCGAAAGAGAGGGGACACTTGTCAGTGGCTGCTATCCCCATTCAACACACGCATAGCCTTTCCTAAACCTGGCCTGAAGATGAGAGACaggattttttgtttaatttttgtaatACACTGTGAATAGAAAATAAGTGAGCTTGTATACCACTGCTGCAGTTGAACTGTCGATTGGAATAGTTGCTTTTCGATTTCTTAAACTGCTTGAAAACTTAGCACACAGCCACAACTGACATTAATCCCATGGGatatttaattccttttgtttttgccatacatttgtGTCTATCTCCACTTGTAGATCCTATAGACATTGACATTTAGTCTTCCTCAGTTACATAAATAGGAGGATATAAATGAAGGGACCATACTTATCTTAACTGAATCATCCTATTGTTGTGTGtataattttttccccattttgcaTGAATGTTGCAAGCATACTTGTGTTAACATTTTGTAAAGTAACATCTACCTTTCTAAAATAAGATGAAGGCAAGTGTTCATATGGGAAACTGATATATAGATTTCATCTTTCAGGCTCAGTGTGAAGTTCAGTGTGTTTTCCCCACCTTGCTTTAATATAGAACTTATTGATTAAtacttctcttcccttttctgtcttcctctgtaatatttgttaatgaaaataatagtatctTGGATTTGTTTATACTCTCTTTCATCAACAGAACTTAGGTTACCTTTTACTCATTTGTAGCCATTCTAATAGAAGGAGTAGAAAAACTGACACATAGAATTGTCTAGTAATAGTTCTTAATGATCATGATTTTTTCATTGCAACTGCTTCATTCAAGCTTACTCAGTCTCCCAGTATCTccatgatctgggagaatggagCAGATACTATCACTTGATTAAGAAATGAAGTCATGAAAACTGAAGAATTAAAGTCAAAGAGATAGCAGTTATTGGAGCTAAGTTTACAGAGTCAAGCTGTCAAAGCTTTATTTCCccattcccctccccctccctttaaTTGATCACAGCAGTTACATTTCTGAAAAAAGTAAGATTACTATTTAATGTGTAgtctcttcttcctctgtctctcaGGGATAAATTTTACTCCTGTTTTTTGCTGGTTGaactttttttcctctgcatAGCCTTTCTGGTATTCTCATCCATTCTCCTGCCTTTGACTACCATCTGCTATTTGATGACTCCAGATGTGTGTCTCCAAACCATATTTCCTTCCTGTAGAACCAAAATGCAACTGTATATTGGCAGTTGTTAGTGTAACCCACTTTCCCTGGGTGTCCTGTGTACAGTTAAGACTCAATATATCCAGTACAAATTCTCCACATATCCCAACCtctccaagcttttttttttttaattctctcatTTGCTGAGGTAGGGATATCTCAGTAAATGATACcatgttcattcatttttccaaACCAGAAATCTGGGCATCGTTCTTGACTCTGTATGTGCTTTCAGGCTATATCCTTAgtcttctttccatcttttttcttttttaatattcatttattgttatttatttttggctgtgatgggtctttattgctgcacacagcctttctccagttgtggcgagctggggctgctctctagttgcagtgtgaggtcttctcattgcagaggctt is a window of Ovis aries strain OAR_USU_Benz2616 breed Rambouillet chromosome 1, ARS-UI_Ramb_v3.0, whole genome shotgun sequence DNA encoding:
- the LOC105601893 gene encoding T-complex protein 1 subunit beta-like, producing the protein MASLSLAPVNIFKAGADEEKAETARLSSFIGAIAIGDLVKSTLGPKGMDKILLSSGRDASLMVTNDGATILKNIGVDNPAAKVLVDMSRVQDDEVGDGTTSVTVLAAELLREAESLIAKKIHPQTIIEGWREATKAARQALLNSAVDHGSDEVKFRQDLMNIAGTTLSSKLLTHHKDHFTKLAVEAVLRLKGSGNLEAIHVIKKLGGSLADSYLDEGFLLDKKIGVNQPKRIENAKILIANTGMDTDKIKIFGSRVRVDSTAKVAEIEHAEKEKMKEKVERILKHGINCFINRQLIYNYPEQLFGAAGVMAIEHADFAGVERLALVTGGEIASTFDHPELVKLGSCKLIEEVMIGEDKLIHFSGVALGEACTIVLRGATQQILDEAERSLHDALCVLAQTVKDSRTVYGGGCSEMLMAHVVTQLANRTPGKEAVAMESYAKALRMLPTIIADNAGYDSADLVAQLRAAHSEGKTTAGLDMKEGTIGDMSILGITESFQVKRQVLLSAAEAAEVILRVDNIIKAAPRKRVPDHHPC